The Primulina eburnea isolate SZY01 chromosome 18, ASM2296580v1, whole genome shotgun sequence genome segment CGGCGGATAATATGAATGAGATCTTTGCTAATTCATGCACATGCATTTAAGTGAAGTCTAGAGTCAACTAGCCTAACACGacaaaatataattacaaaataatTCAGTGTGCATCGGCTTTATATGCTAATTACATTTTGACTTTACGTCACGACAAAATCTTCCTCCAAGGTTTGTGTACGTTTACGCGTTTATACGAAGAAAAAAATAGTGGTTGAATTTGGAAATTCCAGTTGTAAAATAATTGACCTTTCCTAGTTTCCAATGCCCACTAGTAAGTTTCCCTTtcctttgtgtgtgtgtgtatgtgtgtgtctatatatgtATTAAAAAGATTACAAATTATGAACAAGTTAAAGATCAGCTTGATCTTGAATATAATTATCCAAAGCTTGAAAATTGTTGGAAATGGTTAGAGTGGAGAACCCACCTCAACAGGAGCCGACCTTTCATCCTCAAAATTATCAGGCGGGACAACCTGCATTCGTTGGACTCCCATGGAGCACTCAATTGTTCGATTGCCATCTTGATCAAACTAATggtaattttagtcatttttcttACTTGTTAATAGGTAGCTATAATTAATATTCTTTTTAAGTTCATTTGCTCCACTTTTTTAGATACTTACCATGCAAGGCTTGTTTGTGCAGCTATCATGACAGCATTTCTTCCCTGCGTGACATTCGGACAGATAGCAGAAGTCATGGATCAAGGAGAACTCAGTAAACCCTCATATTCTAATGCTTAATTCACATGCATGCTCTTATTTTCCTTGGCCATTTCAAACTTCTTATAGTATTCTGGGGCAGCTGATCAAGATTCTACTTTTTTAGCTCAATCTTTCTCCGAGTTTCAAAGATGATCAAGATTCACCATGAAAACACAGATTCTTTCAGATTATTTTCCTTGGCCATTTCAAACTTCTTATAGTATTTTGGGGCAGCTGATCAAGATTCTACTTTTTTAGCTCAATCCtttatttcttgattatttatcATGATCTAACACAGCTTGAGGGAATGAATGATTGCAGCTTGTCCGATGGGAAGTTTCATATATCTGTTAATGATGCCTGCTTTATGTTCCCAATGGCTGATGGGGGCCAAGTACAGAAATAAACTAAGGGCTAGATATCATCTAGTAGAAGCTCCATATCAAGATGTGATTTCTCACATTTT includes the following:
- the LOC140819656 gene encoding protein PLANT CADMIUM RESISTANCE 8 produces the protein MVRVENPPQQEPTFHPQNYQAGQPAFVGLPWSTQLFDCHLDQTNAIMTAFLPCVTFGQIAEVMDQGELTCPMGSFIYLLMMPALCSQWLMGAKYRNKLRARYHLVEAPYQDVISHIFCACCSLCQEYRELKIRGLDPSQGWNGILAQMEMQRINQTMNTPPPAQNMST